The window CAAGGGGAGGGCCCAAGACTTTCCCTGGGCGTGGAGGAGCTCTGGGGTGTTGCAGGGCTGAGGTGGGGGGGCTGGCTATGAAGACCCCCAGAGGGGATTTGCTGCCAGTGAGGTGTTGCCTGAAGGGAGGTAATGGGGTCTGCACAGGTGGgcatccccatcccctgcctggGGAATGCTGCTGGGGTACAAGCAGAGAGTGGTTCTTGCTGCCCCATAGCCTGGGGGTGCCCAGTGGGGTGCCCAGCCCTGGAGGGCATTGATGTGGACAGAGCTGCCTAGCGGGGTCgccccccttcctcccagggGACCCCACATACCTGTGGCTTCTTCCtgggccgcccccggcccctctTCTCTGACACGTCCTTCTCCCCCTTGGAGGCCAGGGGCTGGCTGGATTTGGAGCCAGATTCACTCATCGTCCTTCCAGCGGTGgtgaggaggagctggaggggaggaaggttGGTCAGGGGTGGCTTGCCACACCGGCCGGTGCCGCTCTCCCCAGCCCTCACCCCGGCGGCAGgcgggtgctgggggctgcggaAGTGACTCACGGGGCTGCAAGGGATGAGCGGAGCTGCCGGAGCCTCCTGCGGGGTCAGCCCAGCCATGGTCATGCCCCTGCTACCGGGTAAGGATgctcccccactccccccagcaGCTACCTGGCGCTGctgtggggatggaggtgaccGGTGGGGTATCAGCAAGGACAGGAGGTGACAAGGACCAGGGTCCCCCCTCTAAGAATGACTCTTAGAattaaaattcagctgaaatgagCAACTTCTGCCCTACCCCAGCCCTTCCTGGAGGCTTGCCCGCGTCCTGCTCCTCTCCTGTGTGGAGTGGGGACCAGCCCGTGCCCAGGGCACTGCCAGGGCTGGCAAAGCCCGCAGGGGAGAAACCAAAAGCATTGCTAAGAGTTGCCTAGAAGAGACCCCCTGCTTCTAGTTTTTTTAACCCCCCGAGCCCATTCAGCAGCACCATGCCGTGGGATGCAGGGATTTTCTGCCCCAAAACCGCAGAGCACCTCGGGCAGGTGAGACCCTTCCTCCCGCTGCTGCAAAGCCAGTATCTGCAAAACCGCCCCTGCTGCACCCATGTCCTTTCTGCAAACAGACCTTTGGCCCACGCTGGTCCCAGCCGTGCAACCCCTCACGCAGCCACTCCCCGGCGATGTGCCAGTGCGCAAGCCCAGGTCAGCTCTGATGCACAGGGATGGAGCAACGTGTCTGAGGCTGCAAGACCGGACTCTGGCGATGGGACCCCGGTGCCGCTCCCCACACTCGTGGCCCTAATCACCAGCCCCACGTGGGAGTTTCTCCTTGTGCCGGCTGGGCAATGTTCTGGGTGCTCTGATCTGCCTCACCCATGCCTactccctgccttccccagggTGGGTTTGCAGCTGCAGCCCTCCCAGGGATGCAGCCTGCATCCTCCCATCACCAGCTGGGGAGCAAAACAAAGCGGCTGCCGGGCAGGATCCTGCCCCAAGCCCACGGCACCAACACCTCGCTGAATCAGCCCGTGCCCTGGCGCTAAGACAGctcctggggtccccagcaggTATTTGGGGAGCAGCATCTCAGCCAGCCCTTCCCACAGAGCCCATCCCCTTTCCCAAAAAGAAGAGCAGCTCCAGATTTAATCTGGAGTCCTTGAATTCCTAGACACGCTGCCGGCACTGGCAAGTTGGAACAGGACAAGCAGTGGCATGGCACCAGGGGCCTCCGGGCATCCCCACGGGGGTTCCAGGGTGGTGCagggtcccacagccctgctccccccaccctgcctcgACGCCTGGCACCACTGCACCCAGGGTGCGATGCTGCAGCCCTGACCCTGCTCCTGCCACGCTGGCTGGCTTCAGGGACAGGCACCACCTGGGGACTTGTCCTATGGATGCTGGCTTGTCCCATCCCCTGTGCACATCCCAAAGGGCTGGATGGCTCTCCTTGCTCACAGGACAACCCCACAGATGAAAAGGCGCCATCTTCCCCTCTCCACCTCAATGCTTCCCCAGCAGTGATGGGGAAACCTGCTTTTCCAGAGCCGTGGGGCTGGTTCCacacccagctcccagcccaggagccaggaggatgccagcacagccccggtgCTTACTGGTGTCCCCAAGCACAGGGTATCTGCTCTACACCTCGGTTGGGTGACCACAGCCATGCAGAGGGGGACACCTGCTCCGAGAAGTGATGTGATGCTTCCCAGCAGAAATAGGGCTGCGAGAGCAGCACCCTGGTCTCACTGCCTGTAAGTGCAGGGCTTGGAGATGCCTGGGAGACTTGGCTAGAAAATCACGGTGTTGCTTTGGGCTGGGTGCTGCAACCCCACCGGGACACCCCTGCCTCTGGGCATGgtcccctgcatccctgccctggGTCTGATGTCTCCAGAGCGTGGCAGCCCCCCGGCACAGCTTTTCCTACAGGTACAAGGTTGTGTGCCTGGTCTGCATGCAAAGACCGAGGCATGCTTCCTACCTCTGCCTACAGGGTTAATACCTCTTAGTTTTGAGCAACTGGTTTCAATCTGGATGGTGTTAAAGCAGCCAGGACAGTGCTactggggagagcagggcagTGGAGGGCAGCCGGGGTGCTGAGATTAAATCGGGGATGCTAAGCCTCATCAGGGCGGTTGGAGCAGGCACAGGCAAGACGTGCGGTGCGAGGAGCCACGCACAGACCTtcaaggctttttaaaaaaaacatgtgtcagctcctgctcccctctggAAGTGACTCATGAgtgcaaaacaacaacaaaaaacacccccagatttttttttttctttttttgggagACAGAAACTGTGCTGTGGTGCAAACACCCCAAAAATATTACTCACAGCATCCCAGAGCCCTTCAGGGggtttcttagaaaaaaaaaaggtatggtTTAGATTTAGTGAAGAAAAATGCCAGCTGGCTGACCGGGGGCTGCGGTGGGTTTGTCTCTTTTTAAGTCAATCTTTCTCAGAGGAAACGCAGCCTCCAAGCCGTACCGTACCCTCTCCAGTAGCTGGAAACAGATGGGCCCAGTATAGCCCCCACCCTGCCACACTCTCCACTGCCACACCGGGAGTGGGCACAGGCCCCACACGGTGGCTCTGGCCAGCGATGCTGTGGGACACCCGCCCCCCCGCCGTGGGGATGCCACAGGGTACAGCCCCCCGTGAGCCAGAGCCTGCCACCACGGAGTTGTTGGTGCTGGGGAAAGCGCGTGCACAACCCACCCATCCCTCCGCCGCCTCCGAGCTCTCCCCAGGGCCTGCAGAGCTGAAACCACCccgggggaccgggggctcCCTGCCTTGCTCTGGCAGAAAGGGATGAGGAGGGTGCCAGGGTGGAAGAGGGGGGGGATGCTCCTCTCTCCCATGCCAGCACCTTCCCAGCTAGCACCCCTTTTCCCATGAGCGGCCCCTTTTCCCACGATGTCCCTGGCTCGGCGGCACCTGCCCAGCCCCGGGAGCACCCCGAGCCCGCAGGATGGTGCTGGGCACACGGCGGGAAACAGCTCCAGCCCCGCTCTGTGCATCAAAGCCATacaggagagagggaggcagcagctgtgttGCCATGGAGGAAAGGAAGCAGCTGAGAGAGAAACCTTTCCGCGCAGGGAGGAATCAGTTGGAGATGAGGGCAGGGGACTGCTGGGCTCCCTGAGGCTGGGAGGGATAAACCTCTGCAAGGGTTGGAGGTGGAGGGGCTACATCTACCTCTCCATCGATGGAGTTGGGGGGATAAAAAACTcctcccctctccatccctATGGATGGTGAGCTGCCGGGTTCTCCTCCCAGAGCCCCATCGGCTCCCTCTGCTCCACAACATGAGCTGGGCCGTTCTCAGCAAACCACCTCTGGCACAAGCAACGGTTGGGTTGCAAAAGAGACAACCTGGCCCCTCGGAGCGACGCTCCTGGCTGCCCCTGggcctgctcctgccttcccccaccCGCCCGCGCTGGCTTACACCGCTCCGTGCAAACAACCCCATAAATCCCCCGCTCCTGCCACCTACTCTTAGATTAAACAAACCAGCCCAGGAGAAGCAGGGAGACAGGCGGTGGcttagatctttttttttttttaaaaaaagaattaaatcgAAATATCTCTTCACGCCCAGGAAATCTAGCCTGattgcagctggagaaggaTCCCGGCCGCACCTCCTGGCAGAGGGAGGacgggagagggaggaggggaaagaaatagTGGAGCAGAAGTTGAAGAGCCTGTTCGGCAGGGGTGCGAGGGCTGGGAAGGGATGTGCGCGGCTCCTCATTAGGACAAACCCTCCGTGGGGCTACTTTgaagcacacacacaccaccacccccccaaggCCTGCTATTAAGGAAAGTCcaccccccttccttcctgggCATGCATAATAAAAGGAAGtgataaaagaaaggaaggagggaggtgggggagaaagaaaagaggcaggAAGGGCACCATCACACGCTTTGTGAAGCCCCTGTCCTGGGGGGGTGTAATAAAACCCCTGGCGGAGCCAGCTCTGTGTGGCatcacccaccccccacccccggggaAAGTGGGTGCGGGGCCCCATGGTCTCGCAGCGGGGAGCAGCGGGGGCACTGCCCCGGGGGGGCAGCCGAGCCCCAGCACTACAACTTTGCACCGACCTCCGGGGGGGTGCGTGTTCTTCCCCCACGCCGTGAGCCGGGCTTGGCCTGGCCCCTCGCCCCGGCCCCACGCACCTTGCACCGGCCCAGCCCCACGCACGGGTCCTCATCCCCGGCCGCGGCCCCACGCACCTTGCACGGTCTCATCCCCCAAGCGTGGTCCCGACCCCACGCAACATACACCgacacccccctcccccgcacTTTGCACAAATCCCCCCCCTCACCCtacaccgcccccccccgcacTTTGCACCGGCCCGCCCCCGCACCCTACACCGACCCCCCCACGCACCCAACGAGCCCGGGCATCACCCGAAACCGAGTAAGTGGAGGAAAAgtcccgccgccccgggagCGACCGGCACCGgggacccccgcccaccccccctccccacggaCCCGCCAGGTGCATCACCctattaataacaataattaataagaataataaagaGAGGCATTGCAGAGCCGGCCCGCCGCACGCACACGCGCGTCCTTGCAACCACACAGCGACCCGGGGGCGATCGTGCACAGcatgcggggaggggggaagcaaaGCCCAgggacacccacccccccaccccccccccagcacccccgatcccccccgcaccccccggagcagaaaggaaagaggaaggcCGGCACTCACAGTCAGCTTGATCTCGGAGCTGGGTGcttgggggtgggtttttttgggtgctgggttttttttaggggggggttggtttggggtttttttttggtttgtttgttttttttttctcctggcgTGTCTGTGTTGTGAAGCGAATTAAACCCCCCCCTCctggcggctgctgctgctcgcAAATGCGGATCTGAAAggagaaggcagagagagagggaggctgCGACTCACACACGCATCCACAGCCCAGCCAGGCCCCCCtcttatttatataaataataaagagagggaaaaaaaaaattgctccaGGAGGAAGGAAGCTGGGTCAAAATCATTTGCAGGGagcgaggaaaaaaaaaataggaaagaggggggagaaggggggggggggggggaaggagcgAGCTCCCAGCCTTACTGGAGGGGATCCAGCtgctaaaaatagcaaaatcaCACTCGAAATTAAATAAGGGCAAACAGGCTAAGGGGAGCTTCCAGCCCTTGCGGAGCGGGAGAGGAGGAGCCGGGCTGCATcacggcggcgggggcgggcggcggcggggccgggagcgaTAGGTCCGTTCAaagggccggggcgggcggcggcggctgctccccccctcccctccccgagCCCCGCGGCCGGCGGAGGGACCCCCCGGGGGCTGATGGAGAcatccctccccccccgccccaggatGCTCCGGggatgctgctggctggggccGTGCGGTGGGTGCGGGTACCCCGCgatggcccccccccccagccccatgcagaGTGGGCAGCCGTGTTCTGGGCTGGCGTGGAGGGGTTTGGCATCACCGGGGAGGCCATGCACCGGCTCCGGTACCGATGGGCAAAGCACGATGCTTCCTTTTGCTGCCCCCCTGGCAGGTTAACCCCAccctcactcccccccccaaaaaaaaaaccaaaccccagtCTGCATCTGGAGGCACCAGCAGCAGGTGCTCCATCCCCGGGGTCTCCCAGGGCCAGCTGGGGTTTGTcaccatatttattttattttccattgcaGCACCACTGTAGAAATGGGAGGTGGGTGTGGAAGCGAGTCCCACCTGGCGCGGTGGGAGTCCGGGAGCTGGTAAGCGGCCCTGGGGATCTGCTGGGTTTAAGCAGGCAGCGCGCTTGGTCTGCAGAAAAGCTTTATTCTGAATTCCCACAGTCTGCTTTGGAAGTGGTTTAGGTCAGTCCGGAATAGGAGCTGAGGTCAGCTCTCCAGGTAGGTACCCCAAAAACCAGAGCCCTGTTGTGTCGGGGACAATGTTGTCCAGGGCATGTCAGGCATTTTGGATCTCATGGTGGGTTTTTCTGATGGGACCCAAGGAAATCCAGAGCTCAGCATCTTCTGAGGGACAGGACTTTGCCAAATTCCCTCAAACTCCTGCAGGAACTCCAATTGCAAATTCAATGGAAGCTCTGACTTTGGTGCTTTCGACCATCCTGACAGTAAGCGTTGACATCTGGAGTTAGGAGCCAAACTTTAGACTGGCCAATGATGGATTTCAGTCTCAGGCaagtttttgttaaaaaaaagcgcctttaaaaatatgaaacttGGAATTACTGATATCTCATGTGTAAAACTTCTTCAGCAGGGAAGATTTACaatgtaaaaagaaacaaatcaaacCGAGCAAGGCTTGTGGcactttctgttttgctgattGTTATTTGGATTTCTGAAATCCCCTGTAAATTCCCCTGACTAAAACACAATCAAAGCAGTGTCCCCTTCTGatgattaaaaaatgaaagcaaagagagggggaaaaaatgcccTGTAAGAGGCTGACCTGTTTTCAAATGCCTGCAAAAAGAACGGGCATCAccctgctttgcttgcacgGCGATGTTTCGGGGCTGAGCCCGGCCGTGGCTCCCTGACCTGGTGATGGCGGCGGGTCTCCTCCGTCCGAGGGCCTCGCATCCAGGCAAGGTGGTGTTTGCAGATCCCaggcatccttttttttttttcccctaaaattgATGTCCCCCCAGCtgtgggcagccctgcctgggttcgggggtgccggggtgccttctgcctgcagcagccccagccttgcCCACGGCCGCACTCAGGCTTCCCCCTTTGCTCTGAGCCTGGCGAGGAATTTGGTTTCTGTCCCTGGCAGAGGCTCGTTGTTATTAATATCCCTTGTTATTTATTCTGCAGTGGCGGTGAATGGCTGTAACTGGAGAACTGTGAACAACCAGGGCTGCTCTTTCTTGCTTTGATCCCTGAATCTTTTGGCAATTCCCCACTCACTGAGCCCACGCCGGAGCCTCCCCGAGCCGGGTTCATCCGTGGGGTGACCACTTGGTCTTTAAAGCAAAATAGTGCTGCGGTGGTCCCCCAAAACTGAAGCGCAGCGGTGGGACGctcccagcagccaggagcTACACCCCGATGGGAAACCAGCACACAACTGTGCGCAATGGGGcgatatggggggaaaaaaatgggatttGGGGAGGTGGGATTTGTTTGGTGCTCAGGGTGTGTTTGCCAGGATGGGAGGACCCATAGGGTATCAGAAATAGCCTGGCAATGCACCGCAGCAAGATCTGCaccggcggggagggggccgtGGGGCAGTGCCCCCCACTTTAAATAGAAATCTGTGGGTGTGCGGTGCCCGTGCAGCAAGGTGAGGCACAGGGAGGTGCGAGGCGGCTTGGATTCGAGCAGAGCCCAGTCCTGGGCTCAGAATTTCAGTCCAGGAAGataattttcacttttgtttttgtaGTTTTCCCGAGTTAAAGCCTGTGGCCGGTGCAGATTTGGGAGCAGAACCGGCGAGGTTCGCCCAACCCACAGTTCAGTTCTGCACTGAGACCAGAAAGTGAAAATGGCTGGAAACAAGGAAACaagaagtgatttatttttttccccccatcgCGGCTGAGCCTGACGCAGGGTGCGGGGTCAGCGTTGCACCGAGCTGTGCTGCCCCACGTTATCCCGGTGAGCCAAACAGGCTGGGAAGGCCgctgggatgcaggcaggggatGATGTCCCTGGCCGGGGTGTTTGCGGGCATGGCCGGCCATGGCGGGAGGgcatggggacggggacggggacggggccTTTGTTTCCCCTCCAGTCTTTGTTTCCCTGCGGCCCCATTGATGAAGCCCCATGTGGCCAAACAGCCTCGGACCCACCCTGAAACAGTCCTTTTAATTTGATTAAAcagctccttccttctcccccccacccccactccctGCCCCGAGGCAGGGTGGATTTAACACTCACCAGTGCAGTATTTTCCTGTAGCCCTATTCCGGGGACAAATTCCTAAATCACCTGATAAATTATAGGCTTAATGCTTCTTTTGAGAGTGCTGAGTTTGCAGGACACAGTGATGCTGGCACCGTGGGATGCATGTACTGCAGATGTGGGGTGCACACATGAATTATTGAGTACCCCTATTTTTCAAATTGGTGTTTCAGATCTGGGAGGTGACCTGATGGGGAAGTGGGTGCCCAGTGCTTGGGAAAAGCTGTGCATCCACAAGGCCCCCTGAAAAGAAGGTGCTTGAAATCATTCCCTGCTTCTTCGGCTCAGCAGGGCTCTGCAAAACTGCAGGCACCGATTGTCTACCCCCAAAATGCAGCTGCCTCCAGAGGGGATGTGGGGGACCAGAGGATGGCCCCGAGGGGGAGGACATCTCATCCCACACTGCCCTGCGTCCCGGCGACTGCCACCGAGCCCTGCAAAGCTGCATATGGGATTTGGGTGCCTAATTCCTGCTAATTTCCCTGGGAAAGGGGAAACCAGATCCTCTAAGGCAGCTCTGGAAAAAACCTCAGCCCAGGTTGTTGGGTAATTGGAAGGGCTACCCGACTAATTAAGAGCGTGGTGTGTTTGGCACCTCCAAAGCCCTCTTGAACACCAGTTAATTAATCCACGTGGTTCTGGGTCTTGCAGAGATAGGTGACATTACCCTTTTTTCACACATGGGGGAACGTGTGTATTGGAGGTGGGGAGACTTGTCTGAGGCCAGGTGAAGAGCACGTTTCACCGGTGTCAGTGTCAGGTCCGGTGCTCCTGGTGCACCGTGTCCCTCTCAGATCCCTGTCAGTGTCAGGTCCAGTGCTCCTGGTGCACCGTGTCCCTCTCAGATCCCTGTCAGTGTCAGGTCTGGTGCTCCCGGTGCACCGTGTCCCTCTCAGATCCCTTTACTCAACGTTGCTGGTCGCTGGGATTTGTGTTTCACGCTGTGCCTGGAGCACGCCCCTGCGCCGCTCCAGTCCCCGGCTGCGCTGCGCGGAGTGTTTGCTGAGGATCCTTCTTCTGCGCAAGCGGTTTTGCAAAATGCAAAGGCAGGACTTGGCTTGCTCTGAAGCTGAGTGTTCTCATTTCCAGCATCCTCGGGTTGATGGAGGCAGGGGCACATATTTGGCTCCTCTGTATGGAGGAACacctctccccacagcctcctggATGCTCTCGGTGTCTCTGAGAACGGGACATGTCTTGGCTGGCAAAAACCAGTTCAGCTGCAGAAGGTGCAcgaggctgggcagggggacagcAGCAAGGTCTGACCCAGGTCTGGGCTTACTGTTTCAGTCATGTCCATCCATTCCACCCATTTCTGCCCAAAGCTGCTCCTTCTCTGCAAGATAAGTGATGGCAGCACAAGGAAGAAAGCTCTGCAGACTGGTCCAAGATGATTAACCACCTTTGTTAATTCTTTCCCAGCACAATACAGTGAGCATCACATTTACCCTGCTGGGTGTTTCTAACTTACTCAAGGCACCGCAGGGCTGAACTCCTGGCTGCAGCTCCCATCCTGGGAGCACATCTCCGGCATCGAGCACCCTGAGAGCACAGCCCTCAGGAAGGGCTTTGCTGAGATGTGCCGTGTCCTGAAGAGTCtccagcagagaaggaacaCTTCGCCTTCctcaaagaagcagaaggactTGTCCACGTCCATGTGGGAGATGTGGTAGTAGAGTGGGGCTCATGAGACCATCCTTCCTCCCATTGCTGTTACCTTGGAGCTTGCGTGAAAATTcatgctgaaatatttattactgaCTGCAATCGATAGTTAGCCCCCAGGAAAAGACATTTCTGGCAGctggctcctctgcttgctTTTGGAGGGCAGTACAGGGCCGAGGTGTGTGGGTTGCTGAGCACCTGCGCCCAGGGGGGAAACGAGGTGGAAATGGGGGGGCTGAGCATGGGGGAGAAGGGCTGCCATGGGTGTGCAGGGGTCTCTGTGGAGCCCACCTTGGCGCaaagctggaggggaaggagggaaaattaAGCCTAACACCTGTCCCAACCCTCCAGAGTCCAGAGGCCCAGGCTGATGAAGGGCGTGGGTGCCCTTTGTGGATGGGAAGAAGTGGGCAAATCTGCCTGGACCAAACCAAGCATGTCAAGTACTGCCTTGTTTTGAAAGCTCTGCCAGGAATTCACCCCTGGGACGCTTGACCGCCTGGATGGAGAGTCACAGGGCTGGTACTGGCACTGCTGGGTGTCCCCCTTCGCCTGCCCCTCCAGCCGCGCTGCTGGATGTGGCATTTTGTGTTTGCAGCTGGGAGGCAAAGGGGGCTGTATCCCCTGACTCTGGGAGCTGGGGATTTAGGGGAGAGCTTATCTGCTTGGCCACAGCATGAGGCATCTCTGGCCATGCCAGAGGAACCAGAGGTGAagccacccccatccccatggcACAAGGTCCCTGATAGGGGGACagaggctgggggcaggcgtGGGACCCCAAAGCTCTGATCAGCCAGAGCGACCActgccctgtccctgtcccacaCACACCGTGTCTCATCCTTGCTCTTGTTCTCAGTCTCTAAAAACCCTGGCTTCAGGGGTGCTGAGCACCCTTGGGTGCTGCGTTGCTGCCTTCCACACTGCGTGGCTTGGGCTTCATCCCCCCTCAATCCCAGAAGCCAGGTTTCATTCCCCCCCTCCTTTAAACAAAAATTGGGATTTGCTATTAATCACctgccagcaggagccaggcttGGAGGGGGTCCCTGCCCCGGGCTCGGTGCTGCCTGGATCTGTACTATAGGTAAGCCCATATATGTAAAAGTATACATACATCCCATAACATACGTAGCTCCAGAGAGCACTGGCTGAGCCGCAGCAGCCCACACGGTGTAGGGTGAGCAGGATGAGCCGGTGGggctggaaagcggctctggCTCAGGCGGGGACGCTCCtgctgtgcccaggcagccaccCCCTCCTGCACGCCCTGACGTGCCGGCACCCGTGGGGACATGTCCCTGACTGTCACCCTGCTCGGCTGCAGCAGGGTCTGGTTTACCTGCCTGAGCCCAGCCTGTGCCTCTCCCGTCCCCTGGGACGGTGAGGGTGCATTTTGGGTGCTGCTGTCAGCGGGATGGGGAAGGGTGTGTGTGGCTGCTTCGGCTTGGGTACCCGAGGGTGGAGCATCCCATTAGCTTTGGGGAGCTGCTCGGTGTCCCGCAGGCGGATGCCCCATGCTCCTTGGCCACCAGCCATGTCACCTCCCGGGGCCTGGGGTGGGCTGCGTGGCTCTGGCCCTGGCGGGGTAGCTGGGAtgctctggggctgcagccatCGCTGCGATGCACAATGGCCTTTTGTCTGCTGGGCTGCCCCGGGAACATCCCGCCATCCCAGTTTCCCAGTAACATGAAACCTCCTCGGGGTTGCCTGCTGGAGCACAAAGCCTGGGacggctgggggggggggggcgtgggcAGCTCCGGCCCCGTgttcctgcccccccccccttcagcACACATGCACTGAGCGTGTTGGGGCTCAGGTGGGTGGTGGGTGGCCACCAGCCGAGCCAGGGTCCTGCATCGCCTCACTCCTGCTAGAAAGGGGGTGGCATCAATCACGGGACCACCGGGAACGAAGCTGTGTGCCATCCCTGTGCCCATGGGAGCCTCTGAGCAAGGGTGTGGCTGACCTATGGTGAGGGCTCTGGCACCTTCctcaccctcagcctcctcatCCTCAGCAGACCAAGAGCATCCCACCGTTGCTCCCCAGTCCTCCCTAGGGGCAGCCAGGGCATGTGCCAGTGGGTGAGAATATACCTGCAGGCCCTCCCCAGAGTCCgttttccctctgcagccccagcccagcctgcccgGTGGCTTGGGGCTAACAAAGGGGGTAACGAGGCCGGGAGGACCTGCTGTAAATCATTAACGGGGGAGGTGGCGGAGGAGAATGCGAAGGGTCATTAA of the Phalacrocorax carbo chromosome 23, bPhaCar2.1, whole genome shotgun sequence genome contains:
- the HMGA1 gene encoding high mobility group protein HMG-I/HMG-Y isoform X2; this encodes MRPCKVRGAAAGDEDPCVGLGRCKLLLTTAGRTMSESGSKSSQPLASKGEKDVSEKRGRGRPRKKPQQEPSEAPTPKRPRGRPKGSKNKAAPKGRKAAVTPGRKPRGRPKKSQQDEEEVTISQESSEEEQ
- the HMGA1 gene encoding high mobility group protein HMG-I/HMG-Y isoform X5 yields the protein MGAAGAVLQILALQQREEGSHLPELLLTTAGRTMSESGSKSSQPLASKGEKDVSEKRGRGRPRKKPQEPSEAPTPKRPRGRPKGSKNKAAPKGRKAAVTPGRKPRGRPKKSQDEEEVTISQESSEEEQ
- the HMGA1 gene encoding high mobility group protein HMG-I/HMG-Y isoform X4 produces the protein MGAAGAVLQILALQQREEGSHLPELLLTTAGRTMSESGSKSSQPLASKGEKDVSEKRGRGRPRKKPQQEPSEAPTPKRPRGRPKGSKNKAAPKGRKAAVTPGRKPRGRPKKSQDEEEVTISQESSEEEQ
- the HMGA1 gene encoding high mobility group protein HMG-I/HMG-Y isoform X3, which produces MGAAGAVLQILALQQREEGSHLPELLLTTAGRTMSESGSKSSQPLASKGEKDVSEKRGRGRPRKKPQEPSEAPTPKRPRGRPKGSKNKAAPKGRKAAVTPGRKPRGRPKKSQQDEEEVTISQESSEEEQ
- the HMGA1 gene encoding high mobility group protein HMG-I/HMG-Y isoform X1, producing MGAAGAVLQILALQQREEGSHLPELLLTTAGRTMSESGSKSSQPLASKGEKDVSEKRGRGRPRKKPQQEPSEAPTPKRPRGRPKGSKNKAAPKGRKAAVTPGRKPRGRPKKSQQDEEEVTISQESSEEEQ